The sequence cggccaaccaaagagtgttcttattgattaaatttcgtggtggtgagtttacaatgagttataatcaggaacatttataggagaacaagaatacataagcatgcttcaagtaatcatcaactagccatcttgatcctctttacacccttgtattagcatgatcacagctctaaaacaaggtgtaaagtagcccacatgcacctaaagtgacaacttggacaaccaaatacggatcccatgtgcaaaagttgatcaacatgctgacagctcactgccagacaacgtgcgcgccgtgcacacttaaacgtgcgcgccgtgcactctTGATTCTTCGAGCAAACCTTCTGATCAAGTTtcacctagtgcgcgccgcgcaccatcaccgcgcaccatcatttttctctgtttttgcactgttttgctctgtttcacgcttaccgaaatctgcaaaatccgtgcaagtgtttaaacagtttttagtgacactttttttttttcagcttttgtttaaatgtctccacacctcAACAATATACGTATGATTTTGGTAAAAAAACAAAAGTCACACAACAAGAAATATAAAAACTTCACTACTTCATCATAtcatattcattttttttttaacggcaaacgAATCTatcaaagatgaatatgatatcatattcatattcatattcatatttcatATCATATATAATATGACCATGAATATGATAGTCTAATTACCTTAGAAAATCTCATTTTAGAACATTTAATCTTCGTTTAAGTAGAGACAAAGATTATCTCTCATCTTTACAGCCTCTTCATCATCTGGAAACACACTTTTCTCCACCTGAAACGCAAGATCGAACCCACTTGACATCATTGACTCATTGAGCACCGAATCTCCTTCCATACGATCAATAACGATATTATGAAGAATACAACACGCGAGTATGATTCTCTGTATCCTATCATATCCAGGGATCCACTTGCCACCATCAATCGCCCCCCAAACCTCTTTTAATTTGTTAAGCGCTCGTCTGGCAACCGATCTAGTTGCCCGATGTCGCTTGTTAAACTCGATTTGGTTATTACTCAAATTCACATCGTTGTATGGAGTTATCAACCATGGTAATAGTTGAAAACCCGAGTCTCCGACTACGTACTCTCTAATAGTTGCTTTCTCATCGAGTTCAATTTCTTGTCCATTCAATATCTCTTTTGATTCTACCAACTTGTAGAATTTGGATCGCTTAAGAAGGGTGTCACTAGTCATACTCCCCGGTACGCCCATAAATATGTCAAGAAACCGCATATCGGGGCCCACCACAGCTTGCAACAATACACTACTGTTGCTTGCGGGGTCTAGCCATGCAATATCATTCTTAATATGTGGGTAAGTTTTTAGATTTGTAGTAGCTATGGCCCCGCAACAATTTATCAGGCCTCCAATTTTTTGGAAGCTTGTAATTGTGTGGCCCATATTAGATGACCATGAAAGATGTTTCTCACCTTGTAACCCCAACGCCACCACGAACAACCAAGTGACGTTAAGCACGGTCTGTGGTTTCGTACCAAAGAAGTCTGATATCTCAGTAGTTAACTCAATCGAACATAGCCTTCTTAGAGCGATTGCTATTTGATCTTTTATTGACATCCGTGTTTCGTCTAGAAACTTAAATTCTACATCTTGGGAAATTATGTATTGTTGTACGATGGAGCATATGTAATTAAATGTCACTCTTGTGACTTTGAAAAGCGCTTTAAAATTGTCCACGTTTGTTGATGGAGGAGATACACGAACTGCAATTATAAAGAGATTGAAGATAATTATAAAGgtataatattagtattacaatAACTTTTTAACAAAGATAGCAAGTTGTTGAAGTAAGGACATTTGTATATAaaagtaattatattatataatatacatttatTAAATGAAATTTCTATTTATAGTGTAAGGACAATGtttttaacaaattaaaataaattttattgttttgtaTTCAAATTACTAATTTAAAAAATCTCTATTATAAGTGTTCACTCTATTGTTTTGCTAATCAAAATAAGTTAAGTGGATAAAGATGAGATGTAATTGGTAAAACCTATATGTAGTGAAATTTGATTAGGACGAAGGGAAGAGAATATGATATATTAAGTTCATCGAAAATATTTATTACCAAAAATGAGTagtaatatatgtaaaataattTGTATGTATTTGAATATTTTAAATTTAAaccttaaaaactatatttatttatcttttacatattaaaaaaaaaactaaaaaaaataaaaactgtccaATGAATGTTAATATCCTTTTCTAAACATAAGTTACACTTTTAACTTTGTAAAATTAAGAATATTACAAGAGAAATACCATGTATTTGCTTTGAGAAGGTAACCCTTGAACCAACCAAGCGTGGTCGAGGAGAGTTGTCATCGTATTCCATAATTGCCTTACCTTTGTTTGAGTTTCTTTTGGGGCccataatttagcacaaaaatctaaaCTGAAAAATTGAGTAAAAATCAAGTAATTGTCTTGAGAAATAGTAATTCATATGTAAGATTTTTCAAAACAGCACAATAATATTATTAACCGTTACATACAATATATAATCAAAGTTGGATAGATAATGATGAACGTGTTGAAAACTAGTGTAAATTGTCAATTATACATTATGTATTttaaattatattcttttaaattaAACAACTTATAATTTTTAAGTAATCAGGCCAGACCTAAATTTAATCATCAAATTCATAAATTTACAATTTATTGAGAAGTTTAGGGAATTCATAGATCAAGAATTTATAAC comes from Rutidosis leptorrhynchoides isolate AG116_Rl617_1_P2 chromosome 4, CSIRO_AGI_Rlap_v1, whole genome shotgun sequence and encodes:
- the LOC139841207 gene encoding protein ALP1-like; translated protein: MGPKRNSNKGKAIMEYDDNSPRPRLVGSRVTFSKQIHVRVSPPSTNVDNFKALFKVTRVTFNYICSIVQQYIISQDVEFKFLDETRMSIKDQIAIALRRLCSIELTTEISDFFGTKPQTVLNVTWLFVVALGLQGEKHLSWSSNMGHTITSFQKIGGLINCCGAIATTNLKTYPHIKNDIAWLDPASNSSVLLQAVVGPDMRFLDIFMGVPGSMTSDTLLKRSKFYKLVESKEILNGQEIELDEKATIREYVVGDSGFQLLPWLITPYNDVNLSNNQIEFNKRHRATRSVARRALNKLKEVWGAIDGGKWIPGYDRIQRIILACCILHNIVIDRMEGDSVLNESMMSSGFDLAFQVEKSVFPDDEEAVKMRDNLCLYLNED